The Malus domestica chromosome 10, GDT2T_hap1 nucleotide sequence CATAATACTTTAACATTGAGTATCTCTTTGGCAGGACCAATTAAATTTCCATAAACTCTTGGGTTGTGATTGCCAAAGTACAGACAGAAAATATACATGTATGGGATGCTATGTAAGACCCGAAGCAACACAGGTCGAAGAGGAAACATATGACCACCACATCGAAGGTTTCTTTCCCTTGTTTTCTTGTATCTGTCTTCAAGGTTAATTTTATTTGTTCATTTGTTGAAACTGATtgctttatttgtatttttcatttgttGTGATGTTTGTATATACAAACAGATTCTGTAAGAAAGTTTAAGGCTATTCAGGCCTGGTGGCAAGATATGGCTGAAAGGAACCATAAATCTGTTGCAAAACCAACTTCTCCTACTTCGCTTAACCTATCTACGAATAAGGATAACATTAATATTGAAAAAGGTAATTGTATTATCTTCTGTAGCTCAATGCTAGAGTAATGTCTGTCGTGTTGCCATTTCTTGTTACCCCTTGCTAGTTCCTCTCTCTTCACTCAGTTCTCTGACTCCaaagttcttttcttttatttccccGATTTTCTTGATTTATTTGTATTCCGTCACTCAGAGGAGAGTTTATTGCTTACCTGTAATTTTATTCTATCATTTTATTTCTGGTCCTGATATCGTAAGTGTGGTATATACTGTTCTCTTTCTGATGGAGGAATCCATATCTGATACTTGCAGTAAATACTGACAAAGGCAATTATGAGGGAGGAAGTATTGTAACTCATGATATATCTACTCCTGATCTAGTTAAAGCTGCCATTGTTGTCCAAAGATATATTCGTGGGTGGCTTGCAAGGTTGAGATACATTCATGGGGTTGCTCTTGTAGATAAATCTTGCAATCGGTGCCAAGAAAATGTTGTGCGTGATCTTCAAGTAAGGGCAGAAAATACTGAGAAAAGCAATTATGAGGGAGGAAGTATTGTAACTCATGATATATCTGCTCCTGATCTAGTCAAAGCTGCCATTGTTGTGCAAAGATATATTCGTGGGTGGCTTGCAAGGTTGAGATACATTCATGGGGTTGCTCTTGTAGATAAATCTTGCAATCTGTGCCAAGAAAATATTGTGCGTGATCTTCAAGTAAGGGCAGAAAATACTGAAAAAAGCAATTATGAGGGAGGAAGTATTGTAACTCATGATATATCTGCTCCTGATCTAGTCAAAGCTGCCATTGTTATCCAAAGATATATTCGTGGGTGGCTTGCAAGGTTGAGATACATTCATGGGGTTGCTCTTGTAGATAAATCTTGCAATCTGTGCCAAGAAAATATTGCGAGTGATCTTCAAGTAAGGGCAGAAAATACTGAAAAAAGCAATTATGAGGGAGGAAGTATTGTAACTCATGATATATCTGCTCCTGATCTAGTCAAAGCTGCCATTGTTATCCAAAGATATATTCGTGGGTGGCTTGCAAGGTTGAGATACATTCATGGGGTTGATCTTGTAGATAAATCTTCCAATCTCTGCCAAGAAAGTGTTGCGCGTGATCTTCAAGTAAGGGCAGCAGTTAAAATCCAGCTTGCGTGGAAGAATTTTTCTTTCTGTCATTCTCTTCTCTATCAGCTTTCCGCTGCAACTAAAATTCAAAGTCATTTTCGTGGTTGGCTAGTGAGGAGGAGGTCTCATATTAAAAGGCAAGCAATAATAAAAATCCAAAGTGTATATCGAATGTCAAGATGCTGGAAGGCTTATCAGCAATACAAAATTGCAGCTGGTTCAGCCACCGTCATTCAATCTTATATACGTGGATGTTTTGCCAGGAAAGGCGCTGAAAATCATAGGCTTCTCATTGTTGCAATCCAAGTAAGTATTTCTCCATGTCTTCTGAGCATATAGAAACCTTGTCATATTAAAGCAATCTTTTGTATGCAACTTAATTCTATTGTTGTAGTTTTATACTATCTAGATGTGTGACTAATTTTCTCCCCTTTTCTATTGTGCAAGTATCATGTCTCAGTAGTGTGCTTAAATGATTTCAGAGATACTTCCGTGGCTGGTTGATCAGAAGTCAATTCTCGTGTCAAAGACAGGCTGCAATAAAGATCCAAAGTGCTATTCGAGGCTTGATATGGCGTCAATCATTTCATCGTCATAGACAAGCTGCAGTGGAAATTCAACGGATAGTCAGGGGGCAGATTAGTCGAAATAGGCTCTTAGGTATATTACTACAACCTTTCCTGACTGGTTCTtacccattttatttatttgtgttggaTGTTCTAGCCTTGAATAGAAACTTACAGTTACAAATGTTTATGGCTTTGGTTTGTTGCAGGTGCTGCTTCCCTACGCCCAATCGTCCGCAATGGTTGTCCTTTGAATAGAACAGAAGCCCTTTATATGGGTGCTGAACTAAATAAAGTTGTTTGCTCCGTGTTGAAATTGCAAAGGTGGTGGAGGAGTGTCATGTCACTAAACTTTAGAACGAATTCTGCAGTCATTATTCAGTCTCATATTCGAGGGTGGTTTGCTAGGCAAAAAGCTGTTAGAGAGAGGCAATGTATTGTTGCGATACAAGTAAGATATATCCCTTAATGTTTCATTTGTTCTCATTAGTCTCTTTTATTCAGTAGAAATCTAATGTTACCAGTTAAATGTGGCTGAAGTATTAGTCCACTGCATTTATGAAAAACTTGGAGTTACATAAATGTCGAAAGAATGCTCTAGCAGCTAGACCTTCGATTGATGTATTTCTTTGACTTAATGTTCCTTCCATTGTTTTTGGTTTCTGTTATGAATCAAAATGTCAAACAGGGTAAAAACCTGTAGTCGTAGAATTATTTTTGGCTATttttgaatatattgttttcGCCATTGTTTTGTACTTATTACTGAATTCAGTAAATTAACAGAACCGATTTTGAGTGACAGTCATGCTGGAGAGGCTACCTTCTAAGGAGGAAAGAGACGGAAGGTCAGCTACTGGAGCTGCGCTTGAGAGTGCAAAAGTCTGCCACAAATGTAGATGATAGCATGCGGATTATAAACAGACTTGTAGCAGCACTTTCGGAGCTACAAACAATGAAAAGTATCAGCGGCATTCTTCACACTTGTGTTACTTTGGGTAAGTTGTTAGTGATTGTATGATACACTCCATTTCCAACATTTCTTGATCCAAGTTTGCATGCATTACGCTAATTTTACATTTCAGAATAGATTCGACAACATTTCCATGGTTTGTTCATGATTCTAAATTCATGTCTTTCCATTATTCCTACATGAAATGTAATCCTAGCATGGTGTACTTACGTTATAATCCTACTTGCAGACAAGGCCACTGCACATTCTCAGAAATGTTGTGAAAAACTCGTGGAGGAAGGAGCTATTAAAACATTGCTGAAGATTTTTGGCTCAGCCACTCGAAGTATACCCGATCAGGAGGTTCAAAAACACGTGCTCTCAACTCTAAGGAACCTTGCCCGCTATCCACACCTGGTAGAAGTGCTAATTGACAGTCCGGGATCAGTAGAAACTGTTGTATGCGAGTTTGTAAGGTTCGTAAGCCATATACTCTCAAATATGATTTGCCAAAATGAACGTTTGTTATCTTGGTTTAACGGCTAATAACTTACCCTAACTTCAGGAACAAGGAAGAGGGTTATTTCACAGCTTCCGAACTTCTGAAGAAGGTTTGTGCTAGTCGTAAAGGCGTTGAAGCTGTGCGTAAATCGCCCGCTCTTTTGAAAAGGCTACACAATCTTGTTGAGGAACTTAGTAGGAAGGCTGGCAACAATGACAAGAGGTCAGATTTAATCAAAGAATCTCTCGTTTTTTCTTTGGAAACTTAAATTAAACGATCGTTAAGCTCTAATTAGTACCATCTTAATCTTAATGCAGGAATGCCGGCCGAGTTACAGTTGCTAGAGAAGCTACGGAAAGGAGATTAAGGGAGGCTGTTGAAATTATGAAAATGGTAAAACAGAGGTACTAGTACTATTTACTAGGGTAACTTGTTGAGTTCCAGAGTGTTTAAAAAGTTACCTTGGTTAGTTATGATGTATTGCTGACGTGTGTATTTTGCCATTGAATTTACACGTTCAATGGGTGGGGGGAGTGAGAAGGACAGGGCAACTTGATTTGGTTGATGCACCTCAAATTGAatgcttggtttttttttttccacttgtGGTTTTGTAAATTTTCTATCGAGTGCTTAATTCTATGAGTttcatttgataattttttcgttttttatgCGTTAAGCTGAAGACCCACTCAAAGTCAACAAGGCTTTTAATTTTGGGAGGGTTGAGAATGGATGTTTATTGTAtgcagttttatttttgttttgcaaaAAATTGTTTCATGATTCGAACTTGTAGGGGTGGTCACTTAGAACCGAAAActgaaaccgaaacacgaaccaaattgaaccgcaccgaacggtttggttttgcggttttgaaacggtttcggttttgaaaccgaactgCAATATAGAaaatggtttggtttcggttttggctttagAAAACTGCACtgaaaccgaaccgcaccgcaaatattaataaacatttaattaaatgtccatattagatttcatattttaattggtCGTTTGTTAAAATCCATACACTTAGTATGgactcaaccacactagaatatcatcattcatcactttcttttgttcattaacttgaaagacctttgttattttataccatcacacacacatatatgtataagggtggactaatcttgttatcaagagtcgaacaatgatctactgaagtccactcatttgaagcatgatatcaTATATTCTAGTATGAAAGTTTCACTCacgtttaatgaattcaaatttattcaacttgttttatgaaaaacattgtaAGGGACACCTTTTTcgttgcacaaacatgttttaacatcacaactacatgcaacatgctaattgtttacataACATATGTCATTTTCCTATTACTAATGGGAAATGCtttttaatatgttaaattgcaaattgtacattttttcttaaaaatcaaaCCGAAACGTTTGAAACCACACCGAACctaaccaaacggtttggtttcattttggttttggcttcaaaaccgcaccgaaccaaaccgcaaaaacttgcggttttggttttggtttcactcaaaaccacgCCCACCCCTACGAACTTGTGACATTTTAGTTACAAAAGAACAACTTATTCGTTATATCAAAACTCGTCCTCACTTATTAATATTAAAAACAGTATAATTTTGTTTAGactataatttttcaattattttgagAATATTTTTTGTCATACAATATGCAAATAACGCAATGTCGAGTGATATATATTTCCTTAACATTATATGATCGGAAGAGACAACTATTGAGTTTTGTGGTCCTTAAGCCTGCAGCCGGCGGTCCTCCAGTTATCTTGATAATATTTTATagcattcccaaaagattttggATCTACCTTGGAAATATTAATCGCTTTATTTGATCCCCAACACAAAATCCCATGAACCGTCTTTTATTCTCGTGACTAGCATTATCCTCTTTTGCGGCCACAACAAGTTTTATACTGtccattcttttttaatttatgagAAAAGAACAGCCGGTAACTACGCTTCTAACCAACGTCAGATATTTGGTTTGAGATcgaatatttttttatcaattatattttgatagtgttattattaacattttaaaatttttaccGTGCGATgctcataatatatatatatatatatattatattttttatatttttttaaatccagaAGTTTGGGAGTATTGCTATTTAATAATCAAAGGGATCATGAACTTGAAATGGCTACGAAGTTTGATTGGTATTTGAGGGAAGTTCGACTTTGGTTCTTATAGTTTCAATTGTTACAATTGAATGACATAGATTTTCAGAAATTTTCAAACATAATTAAtacttaaatttgatttttaccttaattttgGATTACTGTCGCGTTGAAAACCAATTATTATTAGAATTCACTTAATTAAGTTGTCGTCATTGAATTGTAAGTAGTAGTAAACTAAATGCGTCAAATCATGATCACTGAAACTACAATAATCGATTGGTAACTATTTTTCTATTAGTTGGACTATTCTTCTTTGATTTACTGCATTTTGAATCCAAACACCCTAATTAGTAATAAatcatttgtaataaaaaccactataaaaccaataaacccattaaactATTAAGGATAAAAATGTAATTACACCTTCAAGGGATAATACTTAGAGGCTAAGGAATGTTTAGTTTGTTAGCTTAGTTACACTTTCTGTTAGTTGTAATGCCAACTGTGATAGTTGTGATAGTTGTATATAAATACTCAAAGTGTAAAAGTTATTTTTTGATTTAATGAGAATATTTCTCCTAATATGGTATCACTCGCCCTCAGTCTCACGACGTTTCTTTTTCGATCCTCTTTTCCTGCTTCTCTCTGCACCGCTTCATCTTCTCCGATCCATTGATCTTGTTCTTGATCTTGATCGTGTCTTGGTTGTTCTTGATCGTATCTTGTTCTTCTCGATTGTGATTTCTCTCTCAATCCAGCTATGGTGACTGCTACATCTTCCTCTTTTGAGTCCACCGATCCACATCCTAACCCTAATTCTGCGATTTCTTCCTCCATTACCATCCAAAATATTGGATCTATGGTTCCGCTCAAGCTTACCACCACAAATTACCTGACCTGGAGTGCCTTATTTGCTCCAATTCTTCGTCGCTACAATCTTACTGGTCTTATTGATGGATCCATGGCGGCGCCGCCCAAATATCTTCTTGATTCTTCTGGCAATCGCACCGCCACTCTCAATCCTGCTTATGTTACTTGGTTTGAGAATGATCAGAACATTCTCATCTGGATCAATTCAACTCTATCTGATTCTTTGATTCCTTACACAGTTGGCGTCACTTCTGCTCGCGAACTTTGGGCGAAATTGGAATCGCGTCTCGCCACTGCATCTCAGTCTCACATCCATGAGCTTCGTTCTCGTCTTCGCAGTCTTGTTAAAGGTGAATTGACTGCTGCTCAATATCTccagcaaattgaagaaattgtcGATGCCCTAGCAAGTGCTGGTGCTCCTGTTGAAGATTCCGATCTCATATCCGTCACACTTCATGGCTTACCTCCTGAATTTGATTCTTTTGTGGATGCTATTCAGTTTCGTCTTGGTTCCACGACTATTGATGAATTACACGGTTTACTTCTCAGTAAGGAGATTCAACTCAACAATCGGAAGAAATCTGTCTCCACTGCACCATTCCAGGCATATAATTCCTCAGCTGGTATTCTTCCCTTGCCTGCTCCCTCTATCCCTCAGGCATTTACTGCCCAGCATCTTTCTCAGTTCTCCAATCAAGGTCGCAATGTGGATCGCAATTATCCGGGCCCAAATCGGGGCACTTTTCAGAATCGTGGAAATTCCAGATTCAACAATGGCAGGAATACCTACTCTCGTAATAATCAGCGATTCAATTGTGAAGCTCGCAATAACTCATCTTTCCCTCGAAAGCTTTTCTGTCAGATTTGTCGACAACCAGACCATGAGGCTTGTAATTGTCCTCATCGCATGGATCAAAACTACAATGGCAAATCTTCTCATTCTGCAATGGTTGCTGGTACCTCTCCTTCTACTCCTACCTGGATTGTTGACTCTGGTGCTAGTTCCCATATGACAAACTCATATGCTAACCTTCAGAATCCAGAAGCCTACACTGGTCCTGAGCAAGTGTATATTGGAgatggcaaaggtttgcctATTCTCCATTCTGGCTCATCCTCTTTACATACTTCTACTAATTCTTTTGCTTTAAAGCATGTCTTACATGTTCCTGCTTTAAAGCACAATCTTCTCTCTGCTAATCAATTTCTTCTTGACAATTCTTGCTCTATGCATctttatcattttcacttcactGTGAAGGATCTTTCTTCGGGGAGAATGCTTTTTAAAGGACCGGTTCAACATGGCTTCTATCCTTTTCACTCATCCTTCTCTCCTGCTACCTCGAGTCAAGCTTTAGCTGCCTCTGTCAAAGCTCCCCAGCATCTTTGGCATCAAAGACTGGGCCATCCTTCTGTAAAGATCATGAATAAGTTGGTTTCTCAATCCTGTATTTCTGTTCTTGCTGCTTCAAATAAAGCTTTTTGCTCCGATTGTGCACTAGGAAAATGTTCTAAACTTCCATTTTCTAGTACTACTTGTCATACGGATGTTTGGGGACCCTCACCCATCCTGTCTCATCATGGTTTTCGGTATTATGTCATTTTCATAGATGACTATACCAGATATTGTTGGTTCTATCCTTTATGGTGTAAATCTGATGTTCTCTCCACCTTTATGCAATGGAAATTACTTGTTGAGAATTCTCTGTGTACAAAAGTTATTTCATTACGTTCAGATTCTGGTGGTGAATATGTTAGTACTGCATTCTCTCAGTTCTTAGCTCGCCATGGCATTCATCATCAGCTCACTTGTCCTCATACCCCCGAGCAAAATGGGTGTGCCGAACGTAAGCATCAGCATATTGTTGAGACTTCTCGAACTCTCCTGGCAGCATCTAAAGTGCCTCATGCTTATTGGGTTGAGGCTTTTGCAACCTCTGTTGATCTCATCAACCGGCTACCCACAATATCTCGATACTCTCCTTGGCAGTCTCTTTTCCAGAAAGCTCCTGACTATACATCTCTCAAGGTTTTTGGTTGTTGCTGTTTCCCTTGGTTGAAACCATACACATCCTCCAAACTTGATCCTAAAAGCACACCCTGTGTCTTCTTGGGTTATAGCTTAAATCACAAGGGCTATCTATGTCTAAATCCATCTACTAACCGGTTGTATATTTCAAGACATGTCCTCTTTGATGAGTCTACTTTTCCCTTTCATACCTTACAATCGTCTCCATCTCAACCTGTCTCCTCCTCTCCCTTATACTCCCCCTCTATTCCCTCATCGCTCACATTTCACTCTGTCTCCACCCCACCTACACCCTCTGCCCCTTCTACAACCCAGATTCCCACCTTTGCAGCATCTTCAAATCTGCTCCAACCATCTGCAGCTTCCCCAAATCCCTGCTCCCAACCTACAGTACCTATCAACACCCACCAAATGCAAACTCGTTCAAAATCTGGCATATTCAAACCCAAAGCCCTAGCTGCAACCAAACACCCTATTCCTTCCCATCTTGTAGTTGACTATGTTCCTTCAACCTACCTACAAGCTTCTAAACACTCTCATTGGCGCaaggcaatgcaagaagagTTCAATGCCCTTGCCTCCACTGGTACATGGTCACTTGTACCCCCTTCTTCCTCTCATAACCTTGTGGGCTGTAAGTGGGTGTTTCGGATCAAACGAAAACCCGATGGTTCTATTGACAGGTACAAAGCCCGTTTGGTTGCTAAGGGTTTTCACCAACAAGAGGGTCTTGACTACACTGAAACATTTAGTCCCGTGGCAAAACCAGTGACTATTCGTCTCCTGCTCACTATTGCTACTCAGTTTGATTGGTTCCTCAATCAATTAGATGTCAGTAATGCCTTTCTCCATGGCACCCTTACTGAATCAGTGTTTATGCAACAGCCCCCTAGCTTTGAAGATCCAACCTACCCGCATCATGTTTGTCATCTTCACCGATCtctttatggtttgaaacaggCTCCTCGAGCTTGGTATGACAAGCTTCATAATGCTCTGCACTCTCTTGGTTTTCATGGGTCCAAAAGTGATCATTCTCTGTTTATAAAGAGTTCTTCTACTCCGGTGTTCATACTTGTCTATGTCGATGACATCTTAGTCACCGGCCCCTCTCCTGCAGCCTGTCAACAGGTCATCACTCAACTCAGTGCTCTGTTTCCCATCACAGATCTTGGTGCTCTTCATTACTTTCTTGGTATTGAAGTTAAACGATCCTCTTCTGGTCTTTTCATCTCTCAAACCAAGTATATTTTGGATCTATTGGCCAAAGCAAAAATGGATGGTGCCAAGCCCTGCAGCACCCCTCTCAGTACAACCAAGCTGGATCACTTGTCTCCTCTGCTCGATAATGCTTCTGAATATCGATCTCTTGTTGGAGCTCTTCAGTACTTGACTTGGACTCGGCCTGATCTTAGTTTTGCTGTGAATTTGGTATGTCAGTTTATGCATAGTCCCCGACTTTCCCATCTGCAAGCAGTAAAACGTATTCTTCGCTATCTTAAAGGTTCTCTTGATCTTGGATTATGGTTCCCCAAGTCCTCTCAAGTTCCGTCTATTCAAGCCTTTTCCGATGCCGATTGGGCGGGATGTTCCTTGGACAGAAGATCCACAGGCGGATACTGTGTCTATTTTGGCAAATCTCTCATTAGTTGGAGTGCCAAGAAGCAACCTACTGTTGCTCGTTCCTCCACAGAAGCGGAATATCGCTCTCTTGCAAATACGGCTGCGGAAATCACATGGATATGTAAACTGCTTGCTGACCTCTCTTATTCTCTGCCTCATTCTCCCACGATCTGGTGTGACAATCTCTCTGCCATTTCTTTAGCGAAAAATCCTGTttttcatgctcgaacaaagcaTGTCGAGCTTGATTATCATTATATTCGTGAAAAGGTTCTCGCCAATCAAATTTCTGTGCAGTTTATCAGTACACAGGATCAGGTGGCTGATATCTGCACCAAATCTCTGTCCCAACCTCGGTTCATCCTTCTTCGTGACAAACTCCAACTGAGATTACCCCAGTCTCGTTTGCGGGGGGATATTAAGGATAAAAATGTAATTACACCTTCAAGGGATAATACTTAGAGGCTAAGGAATGTTTAGTTTGTTAGCTTAGTTACACTTTCTGTTAGTTGTAATGCCAACTGTGATAGTTGTGATAGTTGTATATAAATACTCAAAGTGTAAAAGTTATTTTTTGATTTAATGAGAATATTTCTCCTAATATAAACATCACTTAAAATGGCAAGAAATTAAAGAGGAATACATAAAATAGTTTAAAACATTCGTACAATAATGTGAGAACTCATATCAAGTACAATCCACCAATCCTTCGCTTAACAAAAGTAGAATCCCcacaactattttttttttttgaaaaagtacGATATTCGTTAATAACAAATGAAATATGTACATCAATAAGAATATGGTGCAAATAGAATGTCTCGATAAAAACCTTACCGAGATTTTAAACTAatcgaaaagaaaaatagtacaACTAATTATTATCTAATTAATCTTATTTTAATTTGCCATGTTTAAACTAAAAACTAAGCAGCCCTTGCAAGAACTTCAAGCCTTTCTGGCACATCAGCTGGCTCAATGAAGAAAGCCCTCCTCAGAGATCTCGGCACCGTGACTGTCAACACTCCGTCTTCATATCTGGCTGAAATCCGTTCGATATCGACCCGGCCCGGAAGCCGG carries:
- the LOC103446864 gene encoding uncharacterized protein, giving the protein MEGREPPPSPSPSPYRNPSTLFKDITNFKTPKPSSRISNFQSPGPKFFTASKQTPGTSSSFRRRPSLAPSNSGRIKAASRKLKAFELEQSQSSRKAQIQKEQSLKSLAKSLSVWLNFLFQNPTSCGCNLSVDGDRTGTLPKGKRDSDPGSAVGVDSAWRDPKRQRDSSWRAVSAVAFSSSKYSNLRSSLEHVCSVDDLTQRMRLYLSMGSCKEVFDAMTHVAKNIDEGRLKMKAHCPLVTDFGLKEKATRILMSYNPIWLRIGLYIVFGGDSLLSDRDANSDEELRFLKMIIEKQFFAHSGLAKDYAYNKKVEGLYRPGYYEALGNVTLKRFLMLALILDRAKCQSSLSLKYGIDGVDGGSPLLFTVESRIKSSHQVIHDFLSSDVMLGEGNISAHLVVLGYKVSYQQHPLVEYDFRVTNLFADLQDGVRLCRAIQLLLDDASILTKMVVPADTLKKNMANCGIALQYLKQAGVVLHDEDGMMIVADDIAGGDKELTLSLLWNVFVHLQLPLLVKKTNLAEEICKIRGSVISFDSSSLEMILKWIQAICENYDCKVDSFASLVDGKAIWCLLDYYFRKQLSCGRSSKDRNKSSHEESIMLATDYSDAVHNFLLSQKLLTLLGNFPEVLQISDILEYNGARNDRSVVILLVFLSSQLIVKKNMDQLNFHKLLGCDCQSTDRKYTCMGCYVRPEATQVEEETYDHHIEDSVRKFKAIQAWWQDMAERNHKSVAKPTSPTSLNLSTNKDNINIEKVNTDKGNYEGGSIVTHDISTPDLVKAAIVVQRYIRGWLARLRYIHGVALVDKSCNRCQENVVRDLQVRAENTEKSNYEGGSIVTHDISAPDLVKAAIVVQRYIRGWLARLRYIHGVALVDKSCNLCQENIVRDLQVRAENTEKSNYEGGSIVTHDISAPDLVKAAIVIQRYIRGWLARLRYIHGVALVDKSCNLCQENIASDLQVRAENTEKSNYEGGSIVTHDISAPDLVKAAIVIQRYIRGWLARLRYIHGVDLVDKSSNLCQESVARDLQVRAAVKIQLAWKNFSFCHSLLYQLSAATKIQSHFRGWLVRRRSHIKRQAIIKIQSVYRMSRCWKAYQQYKIAAGSATVIQSYIRGCFARKGAENHRLLIVAIQRYFRGWLIRSQFSCQRQAAIKIQSAIRGLIWRQSFHRHRQAAVEIQRIVRGQISRNRLLGAASLRPIVRNGCPLNRTEALYMGAELNKVVCSVLKLQRWWRSVMSLNFRTNSAVIIQSHIRGWFARQKAVRERQCIVAIQSCWRGYLLRRKETEGQLLELRLRVQKSATNVDDSMRIINRLVAALSELQTMKSISGILHTCVTLDKATAHSQKCCEKLVEEGAIKTLLKIFGSATRSIPDQEVQKHVLSTLRNLARYPHLVEVLIDSPGSVETVVCEFVRNKEEGYFTASELLKKVCASRKGVEAVRKSPALLKRLHNLVEELSRKAGNNDKRNAGRVTVAREATERRLREAVEIMKMVKQRY